Within the Gossypium raimondii isolate GPD5lz chromosome 12, ASM2569854v1, whole genome shotgun sequence genome, the region GTAAATTAAGATCATGTACCAACATACAGTATATCCCCCATAACTGAATGGCTCATACATGCAAAGCTATAAAATTTCCATCGTGCAAAGATATTTACAACTAGATACCAATACAATACCGCATTATTCAACATAGAATAAGCCACAAAGAAAATTTCTGAAATGTTTCTTCATTTAAGAAATCTGTAGGCCGAAGGTGTAGCTTAATTGTCAGCTACTATCAACACAACACACCTAATTATAATGTTCTAGTAAGAAGAGGATGCATGAAGTATTAAGAAAATAGGAGTTGACTCTAACCCAAGGTAGCCCGAACCGTCTACTCAGCTTCTAATAATAACAGTTCTTCACTCATCACACACAACAACCTTGATGCTCCTAAGAGGGACCCAGATTATTCACACACACAACAACCTTGATGCTGCTAAGAGGGACCCAGATTATTCACATTCTTTTGATTGGCTCGGTGCGATCCTGAACAGCCAAACGCTCTGAAACATCAGCCAATGACTTGAGGTTGCACTTGATCAGTGCCTCAACGAAGTAGCATGTTTCATCCTTGGTGTTCCCATCCGGtacatccaccacaaaagacTCGATCACCAACGTTCCTGGTCTGCCATCAATGACCTCAGGATGGACTGTAACAATGGATGAGTAGTTCTGCCAATTTACATAGCATACAGGAAATTTTGCAGTTTCATGAAATTAGATTATAAGCGATGAGGAAGATCAATAAAGAATTGGGACAATAGAATGCTCCTATATCAAATATGAAAGGAAAAGGAGGCAGAACAATACATCTCGGAACTGAGAACTAACACTGTCCTCAGCGACATGATAAACAGTGTTGCTTACCCACGTATGTGTACAAACTAAAAATATTCTATGTACATATGCAAAGAAGGGGTCCAGGTCATATTTGCTAGTAGCTCAAGAAAACAGAAATAGTTGGGATAGATGGAAGGCTACAAAAGCATATGTTCGTCGGCTTAAATTCAGCAGAAGAGATTTGACAAGTCAATTTGGAGGGATATATATTTCCTTCTAGTTTCAGAACTCTCATTTCCTGTTCTGCAAGGCTATGTTCCCTCTCAAACATGACAAAATTCTTCTAAAATGCTTAACGAATTTGACCATTCAAACAATGATTTGACAATTCATGCCGAAGTGACGGAGTCTTTATCCGATGACTGGTTACAAAAAGTTAGCGCATTCGATGGTCCACCTTGCAAGTTGCAAGTGACCATATCCAAAACCTTGTTACATTTAATTTAAGCATTATTACATAATTCAACACAAAATTCTCACATCATATAATAAGAGAGAAATAAAGGTTAGGTTTAGATGAATACTTATATTTCGGTCAAGATTATATGTtggaaaactaaaaatttattggAATTCAAATGGGATGCATTTACAACTATTGTGTAGTGCGTAACTAATTCAACCAAGTAGAAAATTCATACCTTCAACCTGTGATCTCCTCCGACAATTGTCATGCTCAAGATGTGCTCATCATCATCTAGATACTCTAACCTTTCAGTGCTAGTTGTCGCCGGCAAACCTGACTTAACATTTACTTCTCTAACACTTCCAACCTGAAGGTCCCCCTGCACAACACACCTGCTAACAAATGGTTTGTACTTCTGCGGTTGATCAAACCTCCTAACTAATGACCAAACCTGATTGATCGAAAACCAATAATCATTCATTAAGGCACAAAACACAGCCAAGTTTGCTTTCAATCAAGCAAACTAAAAAATACCTGAAACTAATCATTTGTACCTACCCAAGGTTTAGATTGGGTATGggatatcaaattaaattcattcaatCCAAATTTATCGGTATTTGAAGATGACAATGAGATATAAGAACCCCTAAGCACTAGATATCCTTTCCACACTTAAGGAAAATGCAAGTCTAAAGAAAATCTTATGTTCCATTTACGTTCAAAGCAAGCACATACCAAGtaataatgaaagaaaacagCAATTTACAGAGTAATTTCTACTAATAAAAGGTTATTAATGCTTCATATAGCTGAAGGATGTGTTTAGCTTCAATTGATAGAGAATGTTTAATATCACATAATCTAACTGAATTTTTAAGTGAcactcaaaattctaaaatccaAATTTCAGTATCGACTTCCTCGTATATCCAACCCACATGCaatgaaaaaaagttaaagagaaaaatccccaaaataaaACGTCGCCTGAAAATTAAGCTAAGCTTCTTAAATTAGCGtctaaaacaaaaattcactgaATTAAACGAAAATTGTCCCCAGATCTATGTACGGATCTAGCACCAAATAGGAACCCAATCGATTCTAttagaaaaagtaaatataattgaaatttacaaaaaaaagaaagtattttTAGAAAAAGCATACAGTATTTTTAGAAAAAGCATACCAGGTGAACAGGAGCTTTGATGTGTTTAACGAGCGAAGAGCTGCACTGATTTTCTTTAACCTCGAGTTTGTGGTACCTCTTGATGAACTCTTCTGCCCTCTTGCTAGACCCGTTCCCGTTCATGGTAATATAATCATTGGTCACCATCGAAGTAACCTTAGCAAAAACCGTGGCCCGAGGAAGAGAAGAGGAAAAAGCCGGTCCAAAAGCTGACGCCGGGTGCTAGCGGGTCCGGTTATCGGAGAGTCCTAGAAAGGTCCGAAACAAAACGCCATCACCAGGTCCTGATTGCCTCTTTCTCATCTCATCGCCtggaataattaattaaaaataatgggaggaaaaaaatgaaacgccgtgtttttttttcctttttaatatattttttgaaataaacaaattttttggCTATTATTTGCTTATTCGTACATTCCATGGTGATTACTGACTAGTAGCAGGAATTTTGATTTTGCCCAGGCTGTTTTTTTTATAGGTCCAAGGATTTTTTGGACTGATGCAGTGAAATTGAGAACGACGGCGTACTTAAGCCTTCTGGTTTGTTGTTATTGGGCCAAATTTTCAGGCCCAAAGTTTCCCGCCAAAGAATCTATTTATTTGCCCtaatcctttttctttcccGCCATCTTCTTCTCTTCCCTGTGAACTTTCTCTGCTATGAAATTGTGATATTGAACGAGAAATTAGGGTTCATTTTGAAGCGAAGATGACGAAAGAGCAAGCTGATAACGGAAGAGATGACATGGTGATTGATGGACCTGGGCAAGCAAATGATGTGCCTGATGAATTTAACGCTAACTATCTCAGAATCTACTATGGTCAGAATTCTCATTTTCCTCTTATAAATTTTTCGTCCTATTGCTTGAATGAtggaaaatttcttttattctagCAGCTGTGATTCGAATCTGAAACTAATTTTATGACAGGGAAGCTATTTCCTCATGCTGACATGTTCAAGTGGATGTCTTACGGAAATGGTAACTCAAATATCTTCTTCCTTTTCGTATATATGGCCTTGCAAACACGCGCTTGTTTCTGCGCTTTCGTGTTTTTCTCCATGTATTGATGTATATCGTGATCTTGCTATCTGCAGATGGCAAGCATCCCGGTTGTGACAAATCCTACTTTGGAAGAAGGGAATTTTCTTTCACGCTAGAAAATGACATTTATATCCGATTCCAGTCTTTCAACAGTGTTACGGAACTGGAAAATTCCATCAAAGAAAAGTGTCCATTCAAGATAGATATCGGGCCTGTCTATAGCGTTGATGTAagatttctttcaattttattcttattaaggAGTCTTTGAATCGTCATTCAGTGAGCTATGAATTAAAGCTGCTCATATTAGTTGTTTTATTAGTTATTCTTGTTAGCTGTTTTATTAGTTGTTAATGATGTATTGTCTGTAATGCAGCCTGCCAAGAGGCATGCT harbors:
- the LOC105765299 gene encoding abscisic acid receptor PYL8; this translates as MVTNDYITMNGNGSSKRAEEFIKRYHKLEVKENQCSSSLVKHIKAPVHLVWSLVRRFDQPQKYKPFVSRCVVQGDLQVGSVREVNVKSGLPATTSTERLEYLDDDEHILSMTIVGGDHRLKNYSSIVTVHPEVIDGRPGTLVIESFVVDVPDGNTKDETCYFVEALIKCNLKSLADVSERLAVQDRTEPIKRM